Proteins encoded in a region of the Drosophila sechellia strain sech25 chromosome 2L, ASM438219v1, whole genome shotgun sequence genome:
- the LOC6611475 gene encoding hydroxymethylglutaryl-CoA lyase, mitochondrial, with product MISAPIRSILALTAKRTAVTSAANQVRIVEVGPRDGLQNEPKLLPAATKIELINQLSETGLRTIEATSFVSAKWVPQMGDNAEVLRGIRKVPGISYPVLTPNLKGFESALEAGAEEVAVFGAASDAFSLKNVNCTAAEAIERFKPVLKAAQKHGVRVRGYVSTVVGCPYEGAVAPSAVVKVVEALYQMGCYEISLGDTIGVGTPGTMRRMLDEVTKVVPAKDLAVHCHDTYGQALSNILVSLDYGIRVVDSSVSGLGGCPYAKGASGNAATEDVVYLLHGMGLDTGVNLDKLIQVGRYICAELGRTSESKVNRAWKGPQARVQ from the exons ATGATAAGTGCACCAATTCGCTCTATCCTTGCGCTTACAGCAAAG CGCACGGCGGTCACAAGCGCGGCCAACCAGGTTCGAATTGTGGAGGTTGGACCACGGGATGGTCTTCAAAACGAGCCCAAACTGCTGCCGGCAGCCACCAAGATCGAGCTGATCAACCAATTGTCCGAAACAGGACTGCGGACCATAGAAGCCACCAGCTTTGTGAGCGCCAAATGGGTGCCACAGATGGGTGACAATGCCGAAGTGCTGAGAGGAATCCGCAAAGTGCCTGGTATAAGCTATCCAGTGCTCACGCCAAATCTAAAGGGATTCGAGAGTGCTCTGGAGGCGGGAGCGGAGGAGGTGGCAGTCTTTGGAGCCGCATCTGATGCGTTTTCGCTGAAGAACGTCAATTGCACCGCAGCTGAGGCCATCGAACGATTTAAGCCTGTGCTGAAAGCAGCCCAAAAGCATGGTGTGCGCGTCCGGGGCTACGTTTCCACTGTGGTTGGCTGCCCGTACGAGGGTGCTGTTGCACCGAGTGCTGTCGTCAAAGTGGTGGAAGCCCTGTACCAAATGGGCTGCTATGAGATCTCATTGGGCGACACCATTGGTGTGGGCACGCCAGGCACAATGCGCCGAATGCTGGATGAGGTGACCAAGGTAGTCCCTGCTAAAGATCTGGCCGTGCACTGCCACGACACTTACGGCCAGGCTCTGAGCAACATACTGGTCTCACTGGACTATGGCATTCGGGTGGTGGACTCCTCCGTTTCTGGCTTGGGCGGATGTCCTTACGCCAAGGGGGCGTCAGGCAACGCAGCCACCGAGGATGTGGTCTACTTACTGCACGGCATGGGCCTCGATACTGGCGTCAACCTAGACAAACTGATCCAagtggggcggtacatctgcGCCGAACTGGGCAGAACCTCAGAGTCCAAGGTTAATCGAGCGTGGAAGGGACCGCAGGCGCGAGTACAGTGA
- the LOC6611474 gene encoding ZZ-type zinc finger-containing protein 3, with protein MELADVSPEDEDVFHFETEHLALRGNQCYTNLLRTLAVLQAQRIRVHQQIDELEATQKIYLENPQHMLDKLRNNEPLIADNYITTTVLPDLPTLSPNDEDRGTNETSTDASSWTQEANKNRDRSNGRSENFNRLWTNEEQSRLEQLLIQYPPEEVEMRRFGKIAKALGNRTAQQVYSRVQKYFQKLHDAGMPVPGRIPKHRRPGLSKPKIKLRKSTFFPAHNISLQMPEDDFTFDDLRVPSPTSDMLLMPASSQVKIEPKTESECMDADLNTEAKRKQELCLKLLSAIQDEKREMEDGYEPDLLAAKCAECEEASVTRTQWRCNSCYCHLNLCGDCLASQLIEGRFEHLSHEVVEDQES; from the coding sequence ATGGAACTAGCAGACGTATCTCCAGAAGATGAGGATGTGTTTCACTTTGAGACCGAGCACCTGGCACTGCGCGGCAACCAGTGCTATACCAATTTGCTGCGCACATTGGCCGTGCTGCAGGCACAAAGGATTCGGGTGCATCAGCAGATTGATGAATTGGAAGCCACGCAAAAGATCTACTTGGAGAATCCGCAACATATGCTGGACAAACTGCGAAATAACGAGCCCTTGATAGCGGATAACTACATCACCACGACCGTTCTACCGGACTTGCCAACTCTGTCGCCCAATGACGAGGACAGGGGCACAAATGAGACATCGACAGATGCGTCTTCATGGACGCAAGAGGCGAACAAGAATCGGGACAGGAGCAATGGACGGTCGGAGAACTTCAATCGCTTGTGGACCAACGAAGAGCAGAGTCGTTTGGAGCAGCTGCTCATCCAGTATCCACCAGAGGAAGTGGAAATGCGCAGATTCGGGAAGATAGCGAAGGCTTTGGGTAACAGAACGGCACAGCAAGTATATAGCCGTGTCCAGAAGTATTTCCAGAAGCTACACGATGCCGGGATGCCTGTGCCCGGTCGCATACCCAAGCATCGACGTCCGGGCTTGAGTAAGCCGAAGATCAAACTTCGCAAGTCAACCTTCTTCCCCGCTCATAATATATCGCTACAAATGCCAGAGGACGATTTCACATTTGATGACCTACGAGTCCCGTCGCCTACGAGCGATATGCTCCTTATGCCGGCATCTTCCCAAGTCAAGATCGAACCAAAGACCGAATCCGAATGCATGGATGCCGATCTAAATACGGAGGCAAAGCGAAAACAGGAACTATGCCTTAAGCTTCTATCAGCCATTCAGGACGAGAAACGGGAGATGGAGGACGGATATGAGCCAGACTTGCTGGCCGCCAAGTGTGCCGAGTGCGAAGAGGCATCTGTGACCAGGACCCAATGGCGTTGTAACAGTTGTTATTGTCACCTTAATCTGTGCGGAGATTGCCTGGCCAGTCAGCTAATCGAAGGGCGCTTCGAGCATTTAAGTCATGAAGTTGTAGAGGACCAAGAGTCATGA
- the LOC6611473 gene encoding mini-chromosome maintenance complex-binding protein, translated as MPCTMELPSTPDELAAQQADSAALKDLLKDPSRWHSIPLLNYTPLHKLKDQTLVRFRGMIQDMMDPEIYLERYEVKSADGSKRVQEGKYRDCLKMATGEMIDYNADGNVHGERRTMFVVSVPGLNDWSKEHEKQCCPQIDLASLGQSPSSAKKRTIVGEEEAMDVDGASETTFKRPCLKEIQKDSEPVGASKSFVLGSEYLLNSPLPDRPSMACMVKVYDEFDTYQLNSLVDFVGFLSVDPSLDAATLDIDDCENLSELQAAHPSPFLIPRLHAFGVQVLPHANPLLDKSLRQPTEICEESYPTQLAVHKDLRMLLKLCLFDDDLAAEYLLSHLISTVYSRSEMQSIGKFALNLCNLPKNCEAYATKLYQILELLLPASHYMPMTLGTLNTAAFAPKKDYETNKLVSGVLQLAPHTHLVLDETSMQQGKLEANGVHAVQHLAHLINNQELKCDFQYYQIDYQANIPVLVLSEGRSMLPSDFVLPINADAKAVELVDESLKAAHHYLQPSRLQQFRKYLTTARTSGFNVSEEHTEMIQQDFVDMRKANVKSNADDLHGLLVLSRLLGIARGKDTFDKETWQLATEFEAKRRQRIQALPKSSAQMRN; from the exons AGCACGCCCGATGAACTGGCCGCCCAGCAAGCAGACAGCGCTGCACTCAAGGACTTGCTCAAGGATCCCAGTCGTTGGCACTCGATTCCCCTGCTTAACTACACACCTCTTCACAAGCTGAAGGATCAGACTCTGGTGCGGTTTCGTGGCATGATCCAGGACATGATGGACCCTGAAATCTACCTGGAGCGCTACGAAGTGAAATCCGCCGACGGCAGCAAACGTGTACAGGAAGGAAAGTACAGGGACTGCTTGAAAATGGCCACTGGTGAAATGATCGACTACAACGCCGATGGAAACGTGCATGGAGAGAGGCGCACCATGTTTGTGGTGTCTGTGCCTGGCCTGAACGACTGGAGCAAGGAGCATGAGAAGCAGTGCTGTCCCCAGATCGATTTGGCCAGTCTGGGTCAATCTCCCAGTTCAGCCAAGAAGCGGACTATTGTAGGCGAAGAAGAAGCCATGGATGTGGACGGTGCGAGCGAAACAACCTTCAAGCGACCCTGCCTAAAAGAGATTCAAAAAGATAGCGAGCCAGTCGGCGCCTCCAAATCCTTTGTTCTCGGCTCTGAATACCTGCTTAACTCGCCTCTGCCTGATCGTCCCAGCATGGCATGCATGGTAAAGGTTTACGACGAGTTCGATACCTACCAGCTCAACTCGCTGGTCGACTTTGTGGGCTTTCTGTCAGTGGATCCTTCTCTAGACGCCGCTACCCTGGACATAGACGATTGTGAAAACTTGAGTGAACTGCAGGCAGCTCATCCATCGCCATTTCTTATACCCCGCCTGCATGCCTTTGGCGTCCAGGTGCTGCCGCATGCCAATCCGCTGCTGGACAAAAGCCTTCGACAGCCAACGGAAATATGTGAGGAGTCGTATCCAACCCAGCTTGCTGTGCACAAAGATCTGCGCATGCTTCTTAAACTCTGCCTTTTTGATGACGATCTGGCTGCCGAGTATTTGCTCTCGCACCTAATATCTACGGTCTACAGTCGTTCTGAGATGCAGAGCATCGGCAAGTTCGCCCTTAACCTTTGTAATCTCCCTAAGAATTGTGAGGCGTATGCAACCAAGTTGTATCAAATTCTAGAGCTGCTATTGCCGGCCAGCCACTACATGCCCATGACTCTCGGCACACTTAACACTGCTGCCTTTGCCCCAAA GAAGGATTATGAGACCAACAAGCTGGTTTCCGGCGTACTACAGTTGGCTCCCCATACGCATTTGGTGCTCGACGAGACCTCCATGCAACAGGGCAAGCTGGAGGCTAATGGTGTTCATGCCGTCCAGCATTTAGCGCACTTAATCAATAATCAGGAACTGAAGTGTGACTTCCAGTATTACCAAATAGACTACCAAGCAAACATTCCAGTTCTCGTGCTCAGTGAAGGGCGAAGTATGTTGCCG AGCGATTTTGTGCTACCCATTAATGCCGATGCTAAGGCCGTGGAACTCGTTGATGAATCTCTAAAGGCAGCCCACCACTATCTTCAGCCATCACGTCTGCAGCAGTTTCGCAAGTACTTGACCACAGCGCGCACTAGCGGCTTCAACGTGAGCGAGGAGCACACTGAAATGATCCAGCAGGACTTCGTCGACATGCGTAAAGCCAATGTCAAAAGTAATGCCGATGATCTGCACGGATTGCTGGTCCTATCGCGCCTGCTGGGCATCGCCCGGGGCAAGGATACGTTCGACAAAGAAACATGGCAGCTGGCTACGGAGTTCGAAGCAAAGCGTCGCCAGCGTATTCAAGCTCTGCCGAAATCATCTGCCCAAATGCGCAATTAA
- the LOC6611476 gene encoding uncharacterized protein LOC6611476 isoform X1 has translation MSGLKKFQNTEEWRQKLRQFLMTERLPKKPVKMDEPKDMRYSLEIDEDLRRPLEARAKKVLSVNPASQRTVNLGEDTMYETGDLEHLDDGDDSFSAFERMCDKTGSDPDSTLFQYLHSEDRSQVMARARDHSTDDQKEIDALRRMLESVGTEDDLLENESPVKGAECTHLEDIEAPSRFWDNTLAGIDETSSDSGLTPKALTKVSPVKMVGLLRPSTIIEDSELESSDVSSHTSFQSARTLKTNASSSYETATDSSLSGTLLNVDELFYAAIAKAKPPGMSKGEELELLSDLHGSLRELASHPKDEVEEEEDDIEDTIIELSSSDDEEVQLVPEVKQEDTSRVSSVHGKDHTEQKPAEKSVENKENSLHFNDTMEEMQYMMQKGMEYMAGVAPSVAAVKPDSPMLPKDKQNTFVVSPKPQQKSPAVTFLQPSIPLRSSNQPQTVVASSSTGRKPLNVGLTMEWTKKKFFSATSGIPQRRQNQIKQPYADIVSPIRTYTQKSGTAPLMSTFRPTSSDMLSTLAISELEQESRLCHPKALFATKDGTPKSSESLIIGGIDSAANLLPKKAYISSEIKHVVDERTPVPMPKVPQIQKYLNSAVEPTVMRHDGKMKMPGEAIRNPSSSHIPRRANHSLADLSLASGDVSLYTIRDAQKF, from the exons ATGTCTGGCCTCAAGAAATTCCAAAACACTGAGGAATGGCGTCAGAAACTCCGTCAGTTTCTAATGACCGAGCG TTTGCCGAAAAAGCCCGTGAAAATGGACGAACCGAAGGATATGCGCTACAGTTTGGAGATCGACGAGGATTTGAGGAGACCCTTGGAGGCGCGGGCCAAGAAAGTTCTGTCCGTTAATCCTGCCAGTCAAAGGACTGTTAATCTCGGCGAGGATACTATGTACGAAACAGGTGACTTGGAGCACTTGGACGATGGCGATGATAGCTTCAGTGCCTTTGAACGCATGTGCGACAAAACGGGCTCCGATCCGGATAGCACTCTTTTCCAGTACCTGCATAGCGAGGATCGGAGCCAGGTGATGGCCAGGGCTAGGGATCACAGCACAGACGATCAGAAAGAGATCGATGCACTGCGTCGCATGCTAGAGTCAGTGGGTACAGAAGACGATCTATTGGAGAACGAAAGTCCCGTCAAGGGGGCGGAATGCACTCACCTGGAGGACATTGAGGCTCCGTCGCGCTTTTGGGACAACACCCTGGCCGGAATCGACGAGACCTCGTCCGACTCTGGTCTGACTCCTAAAGCATTGACCAAGGTTTCGCCTGTCAAAATGGTGGGCCTGCTTCGCCCCTCGACCATCATCGAGGACAGCGAACTGGAGTCGTCGGATGTGTCTTCACACACAAGCTTCCAAAGCGCTCGCACACTGAAGACAAATGCATCTAGTTCTTACGAAACAGCCACGGATAGTTCCCTCAGTGGAACGCTCCTTAACGTCGACGAATTGTTTTACGCCGCAATTGCCAAGGCCAAGCCACCAGGAATGTCcaagggagaggagctggagctCTTAAGCGATCTTCATGGCAGTCTAAGAGAGCTTGCCTCGCATCCGAAGGATGAAGTCGAGGAGGAAGAGGACGATATAGAGGACACAATAATCGAGCTATCCTCTTCGGACGATGAAGAAGTGCAGCTAGTTCCAGAAGTAAAACAAGAAGACACGTCCCGTGTATCCTCAGTCCACGGAAAAGATCACACTGAACAGAAACCAGCGGAGAAGAGCGTtgaaaataaggaaaattcGTTGCATTTCAATGATACCATGGAAGAAATGCAGTACATGATGCAAAAGGGTATGGAGTACATGGCAGGTGTGGCTCCTTCAGTCGCGGCAGTCAAGCCTGATAGCCCTATGCTGCCCAAGGACAAACAAAACACGTTCGTTGTTTCACCGAAGCCGCAACAAAAATCACCGGCTGTAACCTTTTTGCAGCCATCAATTCCGCTACGGTCCTCTAACCAGCCACAAACAGTTGTAGCATCATCTAGCACGGGAAGAAAGCCGCTGAATGTCGGCCTCACCATGGAGTGGACCAAAAAGAAATTCTTTAGTGCAACCTCTGGTATTCCTCAACGTCGCCAAAATCAGATAAAGCAGCCATACGCCGACATAGTCAGTCCCATACGCACCTACACCCAGAAGTCTGGTACTGCTCCTCTGATGAGTACATTCCGTCCAACGAGTTCTGATATGCTATCTACACTGGCCATCAGTGAGTTGGAGCAGGAGTCTCGCTTGTGTCATCCTAAAGCACTTTTCGCAACAAAGGACGGAACACCCAAGTCCAGTGAATCTTTAATTATCGGTGGAATAGATTCAGCCGCTAATCTGCTTCCCAAAAAGGCTTACATATCCTCAGAAATCAAGCAt GTGGTGGATGAACGAACTCCTGTGCCCATGCCAAAGGTACCTCAAATTCAAAAATACCTCAACTCCGCCGTGGAGCCCACTGTTATGCGCCACGatggcaaaatgaaaatgcccGGCGAGGCAATCCGCAATCCGTCGTCTTCGCATATCCCACGTCGCGCTAATCACAGCTTGGCTGATCTGTCGCTCGCCTCGGGCGACGTGTCCTTGTACACAATAAGAGATGCCCAAAAGTTTTAA
- the LOC6611476 gene encoding uncharacterized protein LOC6611476 isoform X2: protein MDEPKDMRYSLEIDEDLRRPLEARAKKVLSVNPASQRTVNLGEDTMYETGDLEHLDDGDDSFSAFERMCDKTGSDPDSTLFQYLHSEDRSQVMARARDHSTDDQKEIDALRRMLESVGTEDDLLENESPVKGAECTHLEDIEAPSRFWDNTLAGIDETSSDSGLTPKALTKVSPVKMVGLLRPSTIIEDSELESSDVSSHTSFQSARTLKTNASSSYETATDSSLSGTLLNVDELFYAAIAKAKPPGMSKGEELELLSDLHGSLRELASHPKDEVEEEEDDIEDTIIELSSSDDEEVQLVPEVKQEDTSRVSSVHGKDHTEQKPAEKSVENKENSLHFNDTMEEMQYMMQKGMEYMAGVAPSVAAVKPDSPMLPKDKQNTFVVSPKPQQKSPAVTFLQPSIPLRSSNQPQTVVASSSTGRKPLNVGLTMEWTKKKFFSATSGIPQRRQNQIKQPYADIVSPIRTYTQKSGTAPLMSTFRPTSSDMLSTLAISELEQESRLCHPKALFATKDGTPKSSESLIIGGIDSAANLLPKKAYISSEIKHVVDERTPVPMPKVPQIQKYLNSAVEPTVMRHDGKMKMPGEAIRNPSSSHIPRRANHSLADLSLASGDVSLYTIRDAQKF from the exons ATGGACGAACCGAAGGATATGCGCTACAGTTTGGAGATCGACGAGGATTTGAGGAGACCCTTGGAGGCGCGGGCCAAGAAAGTTCTGTCCGTTAATCCTGCCAGTCAAAGGACTGTTAATCTCGGCGAGGATACTATGTACGAAACAGGTGACTTGGAGCACTTGGACGATGGCGATGATAGCTTCAGTGCCTTTGAACGCATGTGCGACAAAACGGGCTCCGATCCGGATAGCACTCTTTTCCAGTACCTGCATAGCGAGGATCGGAGCCAGGTGATGGCCAGGGCTAGGGATCACAGCACAGACGATCAGAAAGAGATCGATGCACTGCGTCGCATGCTAGAGTCAGTGGGTACAGAAGACGATCTATTGGAGAACGAAAGTCCCGTCAAGGGGGCGGAATGCACTCACCTGGAGGACATTGAGGCTCCGTCGCGCTTTTGGGACAACACCCTGGCCGGAATCGACGAGACCTCGTCCGACTCTGGTCTGACTCCTAAAGCATTGACCAAGGTTTCGCCTGTCAAAATGGTGGGCCTGCTTCGCCCCTCGACCATCATCGAGGACAGCGAACTGGAGTCGTCGGATGTGTCTTCACACACAAGCTTCCAAAGCGCTCGCACACTGAAGACAAATGCATCTAGTTCTTACGAAACAGCCACGGATAGTTCCCTCAGTGGAACGCTCCTTAACGTCGACGAATTGTTTTACGCCGCAATTGCCAAGGCCAAGCCACCAGGAATGTCcaagggagaggagctggagctCTTAAGCGATCTTCATGGCAGTCTAAGAGAGCTTGCCTCGCATCCGAAGGATGAAGTCGAGGAGGAAGAGGACGATATAGAGGACACAATAATCGAGCTATCCTCTTCGGACGATGAAGAAGTGCAGCTAGTTCCAGAAGTAAAACAAGAAGACACGTCCCGTGTATCCTCAGTCCACGGAAAAGATCACACTGAACAGAAACCAGCGGAGAAGAGCGTtgaaaataaggaaaattcGTTGCATTTCAATGATACCATGGAAGAAATGCAGTACATGATGCAAAAGGGTATGGAGTACATGGCAGGTGTGGCTCCTTCAGTCGCGGCAGTCAAGCCTGATAGCCCTATGCTGCCCAAGGACAAACAAAACACGTTCGTTGTTTCACCGAAGCCGCAACAAAAATCACCGGCTGTAACCTTTTTGCAGCCATCAATTCCGCTACGGTCCTCTAACCAGCCACAAACAGTTGTAGCATCATCTAGCACGGGAAGAAAGCCGCTGAATGTCGGCCTCACCATGGAGTGGACCAAAAAGAAATTCTTTAGTGCAACCTCTGGTATTCCTCAACGTCGCCAAAATCAGATAAAGCAGCCATACGCCGACATAGTCAGTCCCATACGCACCTACACCCAGAAGTCTGGTACTGCTCCTCTGATGAGTACATTCCGTCCAACGAGTTCTGATATGCTATCTACACTGGCCATCAGTGAGTTGGAGCAGGAGTCTCGCTTGTGTCATCCTAAAGCACTTTTCGCAACAAAGGACGGAACACCCAAGTCCAGTGAATCTTTAATTATCGGTGGAATAGATTCAGCCGCTAATCTGCTTCCCAAAAAGGCTTACATATCCTCAGAAATCAAGCAt GTGGTGGATGAACGAACTCCTGTGCCCATGCCAAAGGTACCTCAAATTCAAAAATACCTCAACTCCGCCGTGGAGCCCACTGTTATGCGCCACGatggcaaaatgaaaatgcccGGCGAGGCAATCCGCAATCCGTCGTCTTCGCATATCCCACGTCGCGCTAATCACAGCTTGGCTGATCTGTCGCTCGCCTCGGGCGACGTGTCCTTGTACACAATAAGAGATGCCCAAAAGTTTTAA